A part of Vespertiliibacter pulmonis genomic DNA contains:
- the dolP gene encoding division/outer membrane stress-associated lipid-binding lipoprotein, translating to MQNLIKKFTLLSLFSFILFSLQGCITTAVVGTAAVATKVATDPRTAGRQLDDETLEEKVAYHLNKDAQLQEEARINVIAYSGQVLLVGQVPNEAAKGTAQSIAAGVEGVKNIYNEIRIGEKIGVAQVGKDSWITTKIKSQLLINAEVKTTDVKVITENGEAFLMGNLSDSQANAAANVASKVNGVNKVIKVIHYIQ from the coding sequence ATGCAAAATCTGATTAAAAAATTTACACTACTAAGCCTTTTTTCATTCATATTATTTAGTTTACAAGGTTGTATCACAACGGCAGTTGTTGGCACGGCCGCTGTTGCAACTAAAGTGGCAACAGATCCTCGCACCGCTGGTCGTCAATTAGATGATGAAACCCTAGAAGAAAAAGTTGCCTACCATCTAAATAAAGATGCCCAATTACAAGAAGAAGCACGTATCAATGTGATCGCTTATAGCGGCCAAGTTTTATTAGTAGGACAAGTTCCAAATGAAGCTGCCAAAGGAACTGCTCAAAGTATTGCGGCTGGCGTTGAGGGAGTAAAAAATATTTATAACGAAATCCGTATTGGCGAGAAAATTGGTGTCGCCCAAGTTGGTAAAGATAGTTGGATTACTACCAAAATTAAATCTCAACTCCTTATCAATGCCGAAGTTAAAACGACTGATGTCAAAGTTATTACTGAAAATGGGGAGGCTTTCTTAATGGGAAATTTATCTGATAGCCAAGCCAACGCTGCTGCCAACGTAGCTAGTAAAGTAAATGGCGTAAATAAAGTTATTAAAGTTATTCATTACATTCAATAA
- a CDS encoding STAS domain-containing protein, with product MQTPIPLQWHIQQNGESVIIHLNGDLTRNTLLPLWKQRTLLLSPKPNQQIYWDLHALHRIDSAGFALLIEILNHYQKQNTNCIIHIPDTIKNLAELFDLKEWLTPFYIARTLNNGT from the coding sequence ATGCAAACGCCAATCCCGTTACAATGGCATATTCAACAAAACGGTGAAAGTGTGATAATTCATCTAAATGGTGATTTAACTCGTAATACGTTGCTTCCTCTTTGGAAGCAACGTACTTTGTTATTATCTCCAAAACCCAATCAGCAAATCTATTGGGATTTACATGCTCTCCATCGAATTGATTCAGCAGGATTTGCCCTTCTCATAGAAATATTAAATCATTATCAAAAACAGAATACAAACTGTATAATCCACATCCCAGATACTATTAAAAACTTAGCTGAGCTTTTCGATTTAAAAGAATGGCTCACTCCTTTTTATATTGCGAGAACTTTAAATAATGGAACCTAA
- the mlaF gene encoding phospholipid ABC transporter ATP-binding protein MlaF — protein MRHIKNLVEVKNLTFKRGERVIYDNLNLQVQEGKITAIMGPSGIGKTTLLRLIGGQILPNSGEILFDNQNVCTASNKTLYQIRQRMGMLFQSGALFTDISTFDNVAFPIREHTRLPEELIRKLVLMKLEAVGLRGAAHLMPSELSGGMARRAALARAIALDPDLIMYDEPFTGQDPISMGVIVSLIKKLNEALNLTSIVVSHDVNEVLSIADYAYIVADKRIIAKGTPTELLASQDPQVIQFLSGKADGPVRFHYPAQDYTKELFQ, from the coding sequence ATGCGTCATATAAAAAACTTGGTTGAAGTAAAAAATCTTACCTTTAAACGAGGTGAACGCGTTATTTATGATAATCTAAATTTGCAAGTGCAAGAAGGGAAAATTACAGCGATTATGGGTCCATCAGGGATTGGTAAAACAACCCTATTACGCCTAATCGGTGGACAAATTCTCCCAAATTCAGGCGAAATTTTATTTGATAATCAAAACGTTTGCACTGCATCAAATAAAACGCTATACCAAATTCGACAACGAATGGGAATGCTATTTCAGTCAGGTGCATTGTTTACCGACATATCCACTTTCGATAACGTTGCTTTTCCTATTAGAGAGCATACTCGTTTACCTGAAGAGCTTATTCGTAAATTAGTGTTAATGAAGCTTGAAGCCGTTGGATTACGGGGAGCAGCTCATTTGATGCCATCAGAACTTTCTGGTGGTATGGCTCGCCGTGCCGCTCTTGCTCGAGCAATCGCACTCGATCCTGATCTCATTATGTATGATGAGCCCTTTACAGGACAAGACCCAATCAGTATGGGCGTTATTGTTTCTCTAATTAAAAAACTTAATGAAGCGCTCAATCTAACTTCTATTGTTGTTTCACACGATGTAAATGAAGTACTAAGTATTGCTGATTATGCCTATATTGTGGCAGATAAACGCATTATCGCTAAAGGTACGCCAACAGAATTGCTTGCCAGTCAAGATCCTCAAGTTATTCAATTTTTATCTGGTAAGGCTGATGGCCCAGTGCGTTTTCACTATCCTGCACAAGATTATACTAAGGAGCTATTTCAGTGA
- a CDS encoding D-sedoheptulose-7-phosphate isomerase, whose translation MLQKIQDRFSESIQIQIAAADLLPSILQNIANKMVECLLNGNKIIVCGHGRSYGNAQLLVSNLLHRYDLARPSLAAHLLHFEGMFASYLEQEMNLSELYRKQLQIIANPQDILIAFLPTGNETAVLNAVHAANTQDLTIIALASNLNDHIHGLLSDRDYEISIPSNNEMRIIEGHQFCVNLLCELIDNLLFNPTTL comes from the coding sequence ATGTTACAAAAAATTCAAGATCGTTTTTCAGAAAGTATTCAGATCCAAATTGCAGCTGCTGATCTTCTACCTTCTATATTACAAAATATTGCCAATAAAATGGTGGAATGCTTACTCAATGGCAATAAAATTATCGTATGTGGACACGGGCGTTCTTACGGGAATGCGCAGTTACTCGTTAGTAATTTACTACACCGATACGATCTTGCTCGCCCAAGTTTAGCTGCTCATCTGTTACATTTTGAAGGTATGTTTGCAAGCTATTTAGAGCAAGAAATGAACCTAAGTGAGCTGTACCGCAAACAACTCCAAATCATTGCAAATCCCCAAGATATTCTTATTGCCTTTTTACCTACAGGGAATGAAACTGCAGTGTTAAATGCGGTTCACGCTGCTAATACTCAAGATTTAACTATTATTGCTTTAGCCAGTAATCTAAACGATCATATTCACGGTTTACTGAGCGATCGGGATTACGAAATTTCTATTCCATCAAATAACGAAATGCGAATTATTGAAGGACACCAATTCTGTGTTAATCTACTCTGCGAATTGATCGATAATCTGCTGTTTAATCCAACAACCTTATGA
- a CDS encoding penicillin-binding protein activator produces the protein MSSILVQTQTFRKKMQKAFIPSTLALFLSACTGSNFFKNDVTESLKNEAYSSSEFYINKAEQTNKETQQSYRLLAIRKLIDENKIVEAENTIAQLNLTELNDPQKIEYQLLSAQLFAMQNNNSQAVSLLRQLTNQPLSHSQLLRVYRTQVQLAENQKDTIAIVRARSQMDSYLSDNRSRQENNDKIWEILRNANRGMLEKANANAGEIGLDGWLALAVTYNQNINNPTELPRAIENWKQRYPNHSAAQIMPTELHNLTNFQQTQLNTVALLLPLSGEAKILGDIIKKGFDDAKGDDTTAVQVYDTDSTGIAELVGQAKQQGAQTIIGPLLKTRVAEMIKNPGIRDLNVLTLNATPNAKAISKVCYYGLSPEAEARSAAEKLHRDGITSAVVIAPQDDFGQRSSDAFAQRWRQLTNLDTDIRYYHQPADSIESLKNTGIPANSGIYLLGTAEQLSEMKQNLDNSPLAGKFPLYTSSRSNSPNNGPDFRLTMEGVKFSEIPLLSDPNSDLYKKAENLAESDFSMMRLYAMGSDSWSIANKFNEIRQIPGYKVSGLTGILKAGTHCNIERDMTWLQYQNGSIVPAN, from the coding sequence ATGTCGTCTATTCTAGTACAAACCCAAACCTTTCGCAAAAAAATGCAAAAAGCCTTTATACCAAGTACCTTAGCCCTATTTTTATCTGCTTGTACAGGCTCAAATTTTTTTAAAAATGATGTTACCGAATCCCTAAAAAATGAGGCATATTCAAGCTCTGAATTCTATATTAACAAAGCAGAGCAAACGAACAAAGAAACACAACAAAGCTACCGCTTGTTAGCCATTCGCAAACTAATTGATGAAAATAAAATTGTTGAGGCTGAAAATACAATAGCTCAGCTCAATTTAACAGAACTTAATGATCCACAAAAAATTGAGTATCAACTCCTTTCTGCACAACTGTTTGCAATGCAAAATAATAACTCACAAGCGGTCAGTTTATTACGACAATTAACTAATCAGCCATTAAGTCATTCACAACTATTACGAGTTTATCGTACCCAAGTGCAACTCGCAGAAAATCAGAAAGATACAATAGCCATTGTGCGTGCTCGTTCTCAAATGGATAGCTATTTAAGTGATAACCGTAGCCGTCAGGAGAATAACGATAAAATTTGGGAAATTTTACGTAATGCTAACCGTGGAATGTTAGAAAAAGCTAACGCTAATGCAGGTGAAATTGGCTTAGATGGCTGGCTAGCTTTAGCTGTGACTTATAACCAAAATATAAATAATCCAACAGAATTACCTAGAGCAATTGAAAACTGGAAACAGCGGTATCCTAACCACAGTGCAGCACAAATTATGCCAACAGAATTGCATAATCTTACCAATTTCCAACAAACTCAACTTAACACCGTTGCCTTGCTACTGCCTCTAAGTGGTGAAGCGAAAATTCTTGGCGATATTATCAAAAAGGGATTTGATGATGCTAAAGGTGATGATACAACAGCCGTGCAAGTATATGACACTGACAGTACAGGTATTGCTGAACTAGTCGGTCAAGCAAAACAGCAAGGGGCTCAAACCATTATCGGCCCATTGCTCAAAACTCGTGTGGCAGAGATGATAAAAAATCCTGGTATTCGAGATCTCAATGTCCTTACACTAAATGCTACACCAAACGCAAAAGCAATAAGTAAGGTTTGCTACTATGGCTTATCACCTGAAGCAGAGGCTCGTTCAGCTGCCGAAAAACTTCACCGAGACGGTATTACTTCTGCGGTAGTCATTGCTCCGCAAGATGATTTTGGTCAGCGTTCATCTGATGCTTTCGCACAACGTTGGCGTCAGCTTACTAACCTTGATACCGATATTCGCTACTATCATCAACCTGCTGATAGTATTGAATCTCTTAAAAATACAGGAATTCCTGCAAATAGTGGAATTTATCTATTAGGCACGGCAGAACAACTTTCTGAAATGAAACAAAATTTAGATAACTCACCGCTTGCAGGTAAATTTCCACTTTACACATCTTCACGCAGTAATTCGCCAAATAATGGTCCTGATTTCCGCTTAACGATGGAAGGTGTCAAATTTAGTGAAATTCCACTGCTTTCTGATCCAAATTCAGACCTTTATAAAAAAGCAGAAAATTTAGCTGAAAGTGATTTTTCAATGATGCGTTTATATGCAATGGGATCTGACTCTTGGTCCATTGCCAATAAATTTAATGAAATCCGCCAAATTCCAGGCTATAAAGTATCGGGTTTAACGGGAATTCTTAAAGCAGGAACACATTGCAACATTGAACGTGATATGACTTGGTTACAATATCAAAATGGTTCTATCGTTCCTGCAAACTAA
- the mlaE gene encoding lipid asymmetry maintenance ABC transporter permease subunit MlaE has protein sequence MMNFISSIGASTIQFIQTFGRATFMLWGALVDKPEFRKHTPLLIKQLYVLGVQSLLIIMLSGLFIGMVLGLQGYVVLVDFSAETSLGQLVSLSLLRELGPVVTALLFAGRAGSALTAEIGLMKATEQLSSLEMMAIDPLRRVIAPRFWAGVIAMPILAVIFTAIGIWGGSLVGVDWKGVDSGSFWSVMQNTVTISDLANGFIKSLVFALAVVWISLFNGYDAIPTSEGISQATTRTVVHASLVVLGLDFILTAIMFGG, from the coding sequence GTGATGAATTTTATCTCATCTATCGGGGCTTCAACGATCCAATTTATTCAAACATTTGGACGAGCAACATTTATGTTATGGGGGGCTTTAGTCGATAAACCCGAATTTCGTAAACACACGCCTCTTTTAATTAAACAGCTTTATGTGCTAGGTGTACAATCCCTACTTATTATTATGCTATCTGGGCTATTTATCGGAATGGTATTAGGCTTACAAGGCTATGTAGTATTAGTCGATTTTTCCGCAGAAACCAGTTTAGGACAACTTGTATCCCTATCATTATTGCGGGAACTAGGTCCTGTGGTCACAGCCCTTCTTTTTGCTGGACGAGCAGGATCAGCACTAACTGCTGAAATCGGATTAATGAAAGCAACCGAACAGCTATCAAGTCTTGAAATGATGGCAATCGATCCATTAAGAAGAGTTATTGCTCCCCGTTTTTGGGCTGGTGTTATTGCCATGCCTATTTTAGCGGTTATTTTCACTGCCATTGGTATTTGGGGAGGCTCACTAGTCGGTGTAGATTGGAAAGGTGTAGATTCAGGGAGCTTTTGGTCTGTCATGCAAAATACCGTAACAATTAGCGATTTAGCCAATGGCTTTATTAAAAGTTTAGTCTTTGCCTTAGCAGTTGTTTGGATATCCCTATTTAATGGCTATGATGCAATACCAACTTCTGAAGGAATTAGCCAAGCTACAACGCGCACTGTTGTACATGCCTCACTAGTTGTACTTGGTCTAGATTTTATTTTAACCGCTATAATGTTTGGTGGCTAA
- a CDS encoding YraN family protein: protein MVLSFLQTNQRAKGAIFEHKARYFLEKQGLKFLAQNQAFKCGELDLIMQECKTLVFIEVRHRKNAQYGTALESINRVKQQKWLNAANAWLTRQNQSLDTADCRFDVVVFEGNSPPLWIKNFLG from the coding sequence ATGGTTCTATCGTTCCTGCAAACTAACCAACGAGCCAAAGGGGCGATATTTGAGCACAAAGCACGATATTTTTTGGAAAAACAAGGGCTCAAATTCTTAGCACAAAATCAAGCCTTTAAATGTGGCGAACTCGATTTAATTATGCAAGAGTGTAAAACACTTGTATTTATTGAAGTTCGTCACCGTAAAAATGCACAATACGGCACAGCCCTTGAGAGCATCAATCGAGTTAAACAACAAAAATGGCTCAATGCGGCGAATGCGTGGCTCACTCGCCAAAATCAAAGTCTTGATACCGCTGACTGTCGTTTTGATGTTGTTGTGTTTGAAGGTAATTCACCTCCTTTATGGATTAAAAATTTTTTAGGTTAA
- the mlaD gene encoding outer membrane lipid asymmetry maintenance protein MlaD, with translation MRQSLKFEFWVGLFVLLGLGALAFLSLRVANVQGFSSEKTYTLYATFDNIGGLKTRAPIKVGGVVIGRVSNIELDPKTYSPKVSLAVNEQFNQIPDSSSLSIKTAGLLGEQYIALNIGFTLEGETAMLKDGDTIADTNSAMVLEDLIGQFLYGDKKKTDETETAEPKAE, from the coding sequence ATGCGTCAATCACTTAAATTTGAATTTTGGGTCGGATTATTTGTATTATTAGGCTTAGGTGCATTAGCATTCCTTAGCTTGCGAGTCGCCAATGTACAAGGGTTTTCATCTGAAAAAACTTACACTCTTTACGCAACTTTCGATAATATCGGCGGACTAAAAACTCGTGCTCCAATTAAAGTGGGCGGAGTTGTCATTGGACGAGTTTCAAACATTGAGCTTGATCCAAAAACTTATAGCCCTAAAGTCAGCTTAGCGGTTAATGAACAGTTTAACCAAATTCCAGATAGTAGTTCTCTTTCTATCAAAACAGCAGGCTTACTTGGAGAACAATATATTGCATTAAATATCGGCTTTACCCTTGAAGGCGAAACTGCAATGTTAAAAGATGGTGATACGATTGCAGATACCAATTCCGCAATGGTACTTGAAGATTTAATCGGTCAGTTTTTATATGGTGATAAGAAAAAAACTGATGAAACAGAAACCGCTGAACCAAAAGCGGAATAA
- the rsmI gene encoding 16S rRNA (cytidine(1402)-2'-O)-methyltransferase: MKNGSQGNQTGILYIVATPIGNLQDITQRALNTFEMVDLIAAEDTRHSGILLSHYGIKKPFFALHDHNEQQKANILVEKLLHGQHIALISDAGTPLISDPGFHLVRDCRQAGIQIVPIPGACAAITALCSSGIASNRFCFEGFLPAKSKGRCDKLAELVDEPRTLIFYESTHRILDTLADIQSVFGADRYVVMARELTKTWETIVGANIAELLEWVKQDSHRIKGEIVLIIEGKPIQLENEISAQAVKLLQLLVNDLPLKKAAGIVAEMFGYKKNALYQYGLDHF; this comes from the coding sequence ATGAAAAACGGATCTCAAGGCAATCAAACAGGTATTTTATATATTGTAGCGACTCCCATTGGTAATTTACAAGATATTACACAACGTGCCTTGAATACCTTTGAAATGGTTGATTTAATTGCTGCGGAAGATACGCGCCATAGTGGAATTTTGTTAAGCCATTATGGCATTAAAAAACCATTTTTTGCATTACATGATCATAATGAACAGCAAAAAGCGAATATTTTAGTTGAGAAGTTATTGCATGGGCAGCATATTGCCTTGATCTCTGATGCAGGAACGCCATTGATAAGTGATCCGGGGTTTCATCTAGTGCGTGATTGCCGTCAAGCAGGTATTCAAATAGTTCCTATACCTGGGGCTTGCGCAGCAATTACCGCGTTATGTAGTTCAGGTATTGCTTCGAATCGTTTTTGTTTTGAAGGTTTTTTGCCAGCAAAAAGTAAAGGTCGGTGCGATAAATTAGCCGAGCTGGTTGATGAACCCCGAACTTTAATCTTTTATGAATCTACGCACCGTATTTTGGATACATTAGCAGATATTCAGTCCGTATTTGGAGCAGATCGTTATGTTGTAATGGCTCGTGAATTAACGAAAACGTGGGAAACGATTGTTGGAGCGAATATTGCAGAATTGTTAGAGTGGGTGAAGCAAGATAGCCATCGAATTAAAGGTGAAATTGTACTGATTATTGAAGGAAAGCCTATTCAGCTAGAAAATGAGATCTCCGCACAAGCGGTTAAATTATTGCAATTATTAGTCAATGATCTTCCGTTAAAGAAAGCAGCTGGAATTGTTGCTGAAATGTTTGGGTATAAGAAGAATGCCTTGTATCAATATGGTTTAGACCATTTTTAA
- a CDS encoding BolA family protein — protein sequence MEPKKIEELLKNSLDLDEVYVQGENSHYGVIAVSDSFATLSKVKQQQMIYAPLTEFFATNAIHALTIKTFTTEQWKKERLLNMPA from the coding sequence ATGGAACCTAAAAAAATTGAAGAGCTACTTAAAAATAGCTTAGATCTTGATGAAGTTTATGTACAAGGTGAAAACTCTCATTATGGTGTTATTGCTGTTAGCGATAGCTTTGCTACACTTTCTAAAGTAAAACAGCAACAGATGATCTATGCACCGCTAACTGAATTCTTTGCAACCAATGCAATTCACGCCTTAACGATTAAAACGTTCACCACTGAACAATGGAAAAAAGAACGTCTATTGAATATGCCAGCCTAA
- the murA gene encoding UDP-N-acetylglucosamine 1-carboxyvinyltransferase — protein sequence MEKFRVHGPFTLSGTVNISGAKNAALPILFASILAEKPVVLTNVPQLKDVDTTFKILRQLGVVIERDEQGAVHIDSSKINHYSAPYDLVKTMRASIWALAPLLTRFHQGQVSLPGGCTIGARPVDMHIAGLEKMGATITLDEGYVKAEINGRLNGARVLMDKVSVGATLSVMMAATLAKGTTIIENAAREPEVVDTALFLNKMGAKITGAGSDMITIEGVENLGGCEHHIVPDRIETGTFLVAAAISGGHITCNGTKADTLDAVIEKLREAGMQVDVTENSITLDSLGIRPKAVNIRTMPHPGFPTDMQAQFTLLNAVANGTSKITETIFENRFMHIPELIRMGAKAEIEGNTAICHGVETLSGAEVMATDLRASISLVLAGCIANGETIVDRIYHIDRGYENIEEKLQKLGARIERFSVPFSE from the coding sequence ATGGAAAAATTTCGTGTACACGGTCCTTTTACCTTAAGTGGTACCGTTAATATCTCTGGCGCAAAAAATGCAGCGTTACCGATCCTATTTGCATCAATTCTTGCAGAAAAGCCTGTTGTTTTAACTAATGTTCCACAACTAAAAGACGTTGATACAACCTTTAAAATTCTACGCCAACTAGGTGTTGTTATTGAACGTGATGAACAAGGTGCTGTACATATTGATTCAAGTAAAATCAATCATTATAGCGCCCCATATGACTTGGTTAAAACAATGCGTGCTTCAATTTGGGCATTAGCACCTCTTTTAACTCGCTTTCATCAAGGACAAGTTTCTCTTCCAGGTGGCTGTACCATTGGTGCTCGCCCAGTTGATATGCATATTGCAGGCTTAGAAAAAATGGGGGCAACTATTACCCTTGATGAAGGCTATGTTAAAGCGGAAATAAATGGTCGCTTAAATGGTGCTCGTGTTTTAATGGACAAGGTGAGTGTTGGTGCAACGTTATCTGTTATGATGGCAGCAACTTTAGCCAAAGGCACAACGATTATTGAAAATGCAGCTCGTGAGCCTGAAGTCGTTGATACTGCCCTATTTCTCAACAAAATGGGGGCAAAAATCACAGGGGCTGGCTCTGATATGATTACCATTGAAGGCGTAGAAAATTTGGGCGGCTGTGAACATCATATTGTCCCAGACCGTATTGAAACAGGTACATTCCTCGTTGCAGCAGCGATTTCTGGTGGACATATCACCTGCAATGGAACTAAAGCAGATACACTAGATGCAGTCATTGAAAAATTGCGTGAAGCTGGTATGCAAGTTGATGTTACTGAAAACAGTATTACCTTAGATTCACTTGGTATCCGCCCAAAAGCAGTAAATATTCGCACAATGCCACACCCCGGTTTTCCAACTGATATGCAAGCACAATTTACATTGCTCAATGCGGTTGCAAATGGTACCAGTAAAATTACTGAAACTATCTTTGAAAATCGTTTTATGCACATTCCAGAGCTTATCCGAATGGGGGCAAAAGCAGAAATTGAAGGTAATACCGCTATCTGCCATGGCGTTGAAACTTTATCAGGTGCAGAAGTAATGGCAACTGATTTACGAGCATCAATCAGCTTAGTGCTAGCCGGATGTATTGCCAATGGTGAAACTATTGTTGATCGTATTTACCATATTGATCGTGGTTATGAAAACATTGAAGAGAAATTACAAAAACTAGGCGCAAGAATTGAACGTTTTAGTGTTCCATTTAGCGAATAA
- the mlaC gene encoding phospholipid-binding protein MlaC produces MVKTLKHIMIVATIALSTLISQNVFAATSPYILMQQTSDKLFGDIKSNQSKIKADPNYLRTIVRNDLMPHIHVKYAGQLVLGKNLTSATDAQKEAFFNAFGQFVEQAYAQVLTQYTNQKVDIENEKPLGDKTIVSIRVNVLPSDNAQPIKLDFKWRKNSRTGEWQAYDMAAEGISMIATKQNEWSGILRQKGIDALTAQVAQSAKQPVTLGK; encoded by the coding sequence ATGGTTAAAACCCTTAAACATATAATGATTGTAGCAACCATTGCTCTTTCTACTTTAATTTCACAGAATGTATTTGCAGCAACTAGCCCTTACATTTTAATGCAACAAACCTCCGATAAACTGTTTGGCGATATTAAATCTAATCAAAGTAAAATTAAAGCTGATCCGAATTATTTACGCACTATTGTGCGTAATGATTTAATGCCACATATCCACGTAAAATATGCAGGACAACTGGTTCTTGGCAAAAATCTGACATCTGCTACTGATGCACAAAAAGAAGCGTTTTTTAACGCATTTGGGCAGTTTGTTGAACAAGCTTATGCTCAAGTATTAACACAATATACGAATCAAAAAGTAGATATTGAAAATGAAAAGCCTTTAGGTGACAAAACTATTGTGAGTATTCGTGTAAACGTATTACCTTCTGATAATGCACAACCTATTAAACTTGATTTCAAATGGCGTAAAAATAGCCGTACAGGTGAATGGCAAGCCTATGATATGGCTGCAGAAGGTATTAGTATGATTGCAACTAAACAAAATGAATGGAGTGGTATTTTACGCCAAAAAGGTATCGATGCACTGACTGCACAAGTTGCGCAATCTGCAAAACAACCCGTTACACTAGGCAAATAA